The Brevundimonas vesicularis genome includes the window TTCGCCCAGCATCAGGGCCGTACCCGACGGTGAGTCCACTTTCCGGCGGTGGTGGGCCTCGGTGATCTCGATGTCCCAATCCTGGGCGTCCAGACGTTGGGCCGCGTGCTGGACCAGGCCGATCAGGATGTTCACGCCCAGGGAGAAGTTGCCGCTCTTGACGATCGCGACCTTCTCGGCGGCCTTCATCAGGTCGGCCTCCTGCTCGTCCGTGAAGCCGGTCGAGCCGATCACCAGGGCCGGGCCGCCGCGCTCGGCGGCGCTCTGGGCCAGGGCCACCGAGGCGGCCGGGGTCGAGAAGTCGATGATCACGTCGCACAGCGACAGCTCGGCGGTTTCGCCCCAATCGAAGCGTGCGGCGACCACCACGTCTTCACGGGCGTCCAGAACCTGAGAGACCGCACGCCCCATCCGGCCGCGATAGCCGGAAATGCCGGCGTGGAAGATTGCGCTCAAACCGCGTTCTCTTTCGACCCGTCCGCGTCCTGACTGCCCAGGATGTCGGCCCAGAAACGCTTCGCCTTTCCGGCAAAGCTGGAATTCCTGGGGTTCTGCCCCTCCCCGAACGACAGGGCAAGCTCTTCCAGCAACTCACGCTGGCGCGCGGTCAGATCGGTGGGCGTCTCGACGAACAGTTCGACCACCAGATCGCCCCGGTTGCGGCCGTTCAGATGGGGCATGCCCTTGCCCTTGATGCGCACGGTCTTGCCGGTCTGGGCGCCGGCCGGCACGGCGACGGAGGCCTTGCACTTGCCGTCGCAGGCCGTGGAGACCAGGCAGGGCGCGTCGATCTCGCCGCCCAGAGCCGCCACCGTCATCGGCACGGGCACGGTGACCAGCAGGTCCAGGTTGTCGCGCTCGAACAGGTCGTGGGGCGTGACCGAGATGAAGACGTACAGATCGCCGCGCGGTCCGCCGCGCTGCCCCGCATCGCCCTCGCCCGACAGACGGATGCGCGAACCGTCGTCCACGCCGGCGGGGATTTTCAGGTTCAGGGTGCGGGTTTTGCGCACCTGGCCGTGCCCATGGCAGGTGGTGCAGGGATCGGCGATCATCTGACCCTGGCCGTGGCAACGGGGGCAGGTGCGCTCGACCTGGAAGAAGCCGTTGGCCTGGCGCACGCGACCGGCGCCCTGGCACGTGGTGCAGGTGACAGGCTTGGTGCCCGGCTTGGCCCCCGACCCCTCGCAGGTGTCGCAGGTCATGGTCGAGGGGATGTCGATCTCGACGTCCTCGCCCTTGTAGGCCTGCTCCAGGGTGATCTCCAGATCGTAGCGCAGGTCCGAGCCCCGGCGCGGTCCGCCCTGCTGCCCCCGGCCCTGGCGTCCGCCGAACGCGTCGCCGAACGCATCGCCGAAGACCTGGGAGAAGATGTCGTTGATGTCCGAGAAGCCCTGGCCGCCCTGGCCGAAGGGATTGCCGCCGCCACCCCCATTTACGCCCGCATGGCCGTAACGATCATAGGCCGCGCGCTTGTTGTCGTCCGACAGCACCGTATAGGCCTCGGACAGCTCCTTGAACTTGGCCATCGACTCTTCCGAGCCGCCATTGCGGTCCGGGTGGTGGATCATGGCCAGCTTGCGGTAGGCGGCTTTCAGGCCGGGGGCGTCGATCGTGCGTTCGACACCCAGAACTTCGTAATAATCACGCGCCATCGGGCGTTCGTCCTCATACTTCCCCGTTCGCTTTCGCCTCGCCTCTTATCGAGCGTTGGTCGAAATCGATGTCCCGGCTGACATGGGGTCCGGGACCAATGATGCAAGTTTCATGAAAAGGCCCCGCCTATCGCAAGACAAGCGGGGCCGTATCATTTCAGCGACCTGTGACGGATCAGGCGCTCTTCTTGTCGTCGCCGTCCGTGTCCGACACTTCCTCGAACTCGGCGTCGACCACGCCGTCGTCGGCCGGCTGGCCTTCGGCGGCGGCGTCGCCCTGCTGCTGGGCGTACATGGCCTCACCCAGCTTCATCGAGGCCTGGACCAGGGTGTTGGTC containing:
- the dnaJ gene encoding molecular chaperone DnaJ, whose protein sequence is MARDYYEVLGVERTIDAPGLKAAYRKLAMIHHPDRNGGSEESMAKFKELSEAYTVLSDDNKRAAYDRYGHAGVNGGGGGNPFGQGGQGFSDINDIFSQVFGDAFGDAFGGRQGRGQQGGPRRGSDLRYDLEITLEQAYKGEDVEIDIPSTMTCDTCEGSGAKPGTKPVTCTTCQGAGRVRQANGFFQVERTCPRCHGQGQMIADPCTTCHGHGQVRKTRTLNLKIPAGVDDGSRIRLSGEGDAGQRGGPRGDLYVFISVTPHDLFERDNLDLLVTVPVPMTVAALGGEIDAPCLVSTACDGKCKASVAVPAGAQTGKTVRIKGKGMPHLNGRNRGDLVVELFVETPTDLTARQRELLEELALSFGEGQNPRNSSFAGKAKRFWADILGSQDADGSKENAV
- the dapB gene encoding 4-hydroxy-tetrahydrodipicolinate reductase; protein product: MSAIFHAGISGYRGRMGRAVSQVLDAREDVVVAARFDWGETAELSLCDVIIDFSTPAASVALAQSAAERGGPALVIGSTGFTDEQEADLMKAAEKVAIVKSGNFSLGVNILIGLVQHAAQRLDAQDWDIEITEAHHRRKVDSPSGTALMLGEAAAEGRFADLDDLRSKPYDGVQGERESGKIGFSSIRAGGIIGEHTVLFASEDEVLTLSHSAIDRSLFARGAVAAAAWVRTRRPGLYDMQDVLGFRQA